The Euphorbia lathyris chromosome 4, ddEupLath1.1, whole genome shotgun sequence genomic interval TCTCGAATGGATAAGGGGCATTCCAAGATAAGTTCCAAGATTCTTGGTTCGTTCAAACCCGAGAATGTCACAAATGCCACGACTCACCATGTTTGAAACATTAGGCGAAAAGAAGACTCACGATTTAGAAAGGCTGACCTTTTGACCAGAGCAATCGGCAAAGAAATTCACAATGTTCTTGATTGTCACAGCCTGGGGAATAGAAGCCTCAGCGCATATGATGATATCATCAGCGAAGAAAACATGGGATAAGGTAGGCCCAGCTCTCGATAACCTCAACGGCTTCCAATTTTGACAAGTGATCGCATCTTCAATCATATGATTCAAACGCTCTAAACACAGAACGAACAGGTAAGGTGACAGCGGGTCTCCTTGCCGGAGCCCACGAGTCGGAGTAAAGCTGGGAAGTTCTTCCCCATTCCAAATAACCCTCATTGAGGTTGCAGCAATGCAGTTCATAATAAGGGTAACCCGATTCTCTCCTAACCCCAGAAGTTCAAGAGTTTGACGGAGAAAATCCCAACTAATTCTGTCATAGGCTTTTTCGAGGTCAAGTTTGAGAATCATACCTCCAATGCGGCCTTTTTTCTGTCTCAGGGAATGGATAGCCTCTTGAACAAGGATCACATTATCAGTAATGTTCCTCCCCGAAATAAAGCTGCTTTGGGTAGGGCTGACAACACTACTCAAAAGGGGCTTTAATCTGTTAACAATGCATTTTGTAACAATCTTGTAAAGGACATTGCATAAGCTTATTGGGCGGAATTGGAAAATATATTCCGGGCATTGCACCTTGGGGATAACCGTAATTAAGGTTTCATTCAGCTCTGGCTTCAGGAACCCCGAGTTTAAGGCAAGTAGAGCCACATAACACATCTGTTGACCCATGAAATGCCACATTTTCTGAAAAACTCCAGCTTGGTAGCCATCAGGTCCAGGTGCTTTAAGCGGAGCCATCTCAAAAAGAGCATTTTTAATCTCAGAGGTATCAAAATTCAAAGCCAGTCTCTCCAGATCCTCTCTCGCAACATCTGGAAAGGAGGTCAGCGTGTGAAGTTCCGGTCTTTGGTCATCCTCTTCAGAGTAAAGATGGCTAAAATAGGTATGGACCAGCTCTTTAATCGTTGCAGCATTCCACGTCCACACCCCGTTCTCATCTCGAAGCCTTGCCACTTTATTTCGACGGCGTCTAATGAGCGTTGAAAGATGAAAGAAAGAGGTGTTACGATCTCCGAATACCAGCCATTTGACTCTAGACTTCTGGTACCAAAAAATTTCCTCCTGCTGTAGAATTACATCAATCTCCTCCTGAAGTTGTCGTTCCAATTTTAATAAGCCTCTTGTAACCCGATCAGCTAGAGCCTTCTGAACACCAGCTAGTCAACCAAAAGCCCCTTTTTTGCGGGTGGCAATGTGGCCAAAAATGTTCTAATTCCAATCCATCAGCCTCGGAGTCAAACGCTTCAGTTCTTCACAAATGTCGCTCTCAGGCTTCCAATCAGACATAAGAAATTTAGAGAAGCTTTCATGCATCAGCCAGGCAGCTTGGAAACGGAAGGGCCTCTGCACATCAGTGATTGGAGTAGTATAGTAAGAGATAAGGATTGGACAATGGTCAGACTTGTTCCGAGGTAAATGGCGTACTGCAGCCTCGGGGAACAAGAATGTCCAGCTAAAGTTGCATAACGCACGGTCAAGTCTGCAAGCCACCCTGGTTCTGGGGGAAGACCCTTTATACCAAGTGAAACGCAGGCCCTGAAACTCGAGGTCAATGAGATCCATACGGTTAATCCAATcaaaaaagaaagaacatcTGTCTAAGAGTCGTCTAGAGCCACCTTGCTTCTCTTCTGCCATTTTAATACAGTTGAAGTCTCCCAGTATCACCCATGGCCCAGTTACTTCCTTTTTGAGATTCACCATCTCATCAATGAACAATCTTTTGAAGCTCATTTGGGGACGCACATATACAAACGTAGCCTCAAAACATCTCCCCCGAGAAGCTTCATCCATCATACTAACCTTGGTGTGTAAAAACTGCCTATTCTCCCGTAAGATCGTAATGCTAACCCGATGACTGAGCCAAAACACCCAGATGCCTCCACTAAACCCCTCAGTTTCCACAATAGCAAAATTATCGAACTGGAGCTGCCGAGCAAAGGTCGTGGCTCGCGACCCCGGGAGCCTGGTCTCTAGAAGAACAAAGATATCAGGACAATGAACTCTAAGTAAATGTTTACAACTTCTCAGGAATTCAGTGCCCCCAGCACCGAAGCAATTCCAAGAAATAATACTCATCATAAAAATGAATAACAAGAACGGACTAGGCAACACCTAGAATTAACGTGGAGCTTAGGTAGCCCCGTTCACATTAGCCTTATCAAGGCTAGTCACTTTTGGATCGAGTGTCAATTGAGTCGTATCAAAACCCGTGGGATTCCCGTTATTCGAAGAATTCACCATTGCACCATCCTTCTCTATTATACGCAGACCACGCCCATCCGCAGGGGATTTCTCCTACCCTCCGATGCTATCAGCACGACTCCTCTTTGTGCGGTTTGTAATCCTATCATTGGCTTCCAAATCCACAGATGGATTAGCTACACCAAATTGAAGACTagcaaatttatttttgttggtGAAGTCCCTGAGAGTACTAGTAATACTAACTCCCGACGATTTCTTTCCATGTCGGCCTAAGCTAAGGGGGTGATTCTTTGACATGCTAGCTTTCGCTGAGAACACCTTAGAACCTGACATCTCCACATGTTTCCCTCTATCCGATTGTTTCGCTGTAGAGACAAAAGGAGGGTCAGTTCCGAACTTAGTTTAAATAGTATTAGGAGCTTTCATTTTGGTTTATGGTGTTGCTTCCCTCACCCCCACCCCTTGGGCTCTTAGTGCATAGCATCTTTTTAGCACCATCATCCATGGTCCGTAATCCTACACCTTTTCACCCTCAGCATTCTCAGCCACCGTCCTGTCTAGTTCTATATTACTCGAGATCAAACCTTCCTCAGCTTGAATGTTCACATTCGAAGGTTGACTAACAGGTGGGTCAGCAGGGAAGATACTAGGAAGGGAGCAGCTAGTTCTGGAGTGTCTATAACATCCACATCTTGTGCATGCCACGTGAAGTCCTTCGTATTCAACACGGTATGAAATTCCATTAATTTCAAACTCTGCAATCAGTGGCTTCAGTAAGTCTACTTCAATACACACCCTAGCAAATTTACCTCTCGATGCTTTAATAGTGTTTTGATCCACCTTGACTGCTTTGCCAATGGAACTTGCAACAGCCAAGATGAAATTTGCTTCATAGAACTATACAGGTAGATCAGGGAATCTAACCCACACAAGGGTCGATGCTATCGTAGCTGTTTCTGTAACAAAGTTCGATGACCAGGTTCGAACCGAGAGATAATGCCCCTGAATCATCTATGGTCCTTGTTGGATCACTCTTTCCCTGTCCTCCATGTCATGAAACTGTACAAGATGGAAGCCGTGTCCAACATCCATAATATCCACCTCACCATGCGGCTGCCAGAGTTCCAAGGCACGCTTACGTAGTGCAATATACCCCAAGTTCTTTCCCAAAATCTTAACAATAAGATCTGTTTTCCATGGTTCAGCCCATTCATCAAGTGTCTGGGATCTGATGGTAAAACTTGGTTTCAAAGGGTTAGCATACGATACCAGAACTGTACCATCCACAATCAAGTCCTTGCGCGTAAAGGTTGCTTCCGCTGTCTTCTTTCCAATCAGGGAGTCGCGATACGATTGAAAAACCAGATCCATGGTAGTGTCGTAACCTCCTCCGGCGTCCGGAGGTTTCGCACCTGGTGCAGACATGTCCGAGTGAAAACGATTACAAAAGCAACGAAGAAAACAATCACAGATTGCAAGATAAATAAAAGTTAAatcttattattaattattcGTTGATTATTGTATCTGGAATTGATTTAATAATTTTCCTTTAGTTATATCCCAAGGCGGCAGCGGTAGCGAACCGACGACGGCAGCTGCGCACCAACCTAAACAGAACCGCTGCTTCACACAGATAGAGTCGCGGTTCGACAGCAACTAGGAAAACGCGTCGACGCCACACACCACAGGAAGGAGGCGCGGACGGTCGGCcggcgagagagagagagagatctgCGACACAGATCAGAAAAAACGCGAGAACTAGAAAAAAAACAGGGGATCCGACACAGCGGTGGCGAGAGGGAGACGGTTGCAGAGAAGCGGCAGCGAGAGGCGGAGGCAGAGGAGCGACGACGAGAGGCGGCGACAAAGGAGTCCCAAGCAAAACCCTAGCGGAGCGTCACTTTTGGACGAAGAAGAAGGAGCGAGCGTCACTGTGTTTCATTTTATAGAAACATCATTATTAtatgaaagtattaatttttttaatgaataggacccattttttttcatttagcatagggtccaaaaaaaaatgtttaagacggTCTGTTAAACGGGTTGGGAGATTGCTTGTTTGTGGGTTTTTACCCTCTTGTGCACTGCTTTGGTTTGGATCATCACATGCATCTACACCATCATCATAGACATTTTCATTGATATAATCTTACTGCTTAATTGCTTTCTATTTCATATATTTGCAAAGATTTGATTTTGTACTTTTGTATAATATTGGGTGTGGAGGTGCTAGCTAGGTCTTAAATATTAGGGGTGACATGTCTCTTAATTTAAaaatgggttaattacaaatctagcccaattaagaggggccttttacatatctaacccactttgcttccatcttaccaaattagacactttcaaccattttggacaaacttacacttagttctattcaatcatcgatcttcttcttcttcttcttcttcttcttcttcttcttcttcttcttctggttcttcttcttcttcttcggttcatcttcttcaatttctgataccaatcattaacgatttttgagattattgacgtattatgttcaatttcccgtagaaatggtatgttttttagcttatacgcttgcttttctcgttggtcttgcctctttcttcatctgtaatggtatcgtttcaatttcctctattttccacaattttcctccattgctgtcgcatttgtgacgaaatttgtcgcatttcgtcacaaatgcgacaacagttgtcgcatttgtgacgaaatacgacagcaatggaggaaaattgataaaaattgtgggaaatagaggaaattgaaacgataccattacagatgaagaaagaggcaagaccaacgagaaaagcaagcgtataagctaaaaacttacaatttctacgggaaattgaacataataggtcaataatctcaaaaatcgctaatgattggtatcagaaattgaagaagatgaaccgaagaagaagaagaagaagaaccggaagaagaagaagatcgatgattgaatagaactaagggtaattttgtccaaaatggttgaaagtgtctaatttgataAGATGAAAGCAAAGTGGATTAGATATGTAAAATACCCctcttaattgggctagatttgtaattagccctttaAAAATCTTGAGTTCAAGTCTTAATTTATGCAACCAGTGGCAGAGCCGGGATTTAATATTAGGGAAGCTAATTTTAGTCCTTAAGTAGGGCGGTAAGAGAGGAGCAGACTTCGACTCCTGGCGGCACGGTGAATGGAGAAATCAAGTCGTAATACATTTTTAGTTCATTGTACTTATGAGAATAGTAAATTgtacttttatattttaaaagctTCGACTTAACTTGTGAACTTGCTGAAAGTGATTGTTGATCTTTAAAAATCCACGTGGCCCTTGAACAAGTTGATATCCATATATTTAAACAAGTCGAGCAATGGAATAAATTAGACTTAAAGTGTTATTTAGCTACtaacatattaaaaaatttatcacTTGGTTCATGGTCTATTATTTGGTTACATTTGTCTATGGAGTTATACCAATTGGtaaaatttcatccaatttgaaTTTAGATTTGACAAAGCCGATATCCTCTGaatatgtggtgatattttgacatatgtatttgatacatcgcacgtcttaaagtttatttgtcatatctatttttttatgtgaaaataattaattaaattaaaaaaatccctaaactaaaatttataaagTCTTAATATAAAAACATCGTCACATGTTAATAGGATAATAGTGCCGTTAAGTTTTTAtccaaattggatgaaatttgtGATAGGTCATGAACTAagtgtgaccaaataatagatcatgagtcaaatgataaaattttggataggtgaATGCCAATTAGTGGGAAAAAgtaagggcccgtttgttttacatgctgtttgctgttgatgttgttgtttcctgttacggtttgctgttgctgttacggtttgcttttggaaaaagctgcttttccaaaaagcagagatttgctgctaaaaggctgcttttttcgagtgtaaaaggcaaacatgagatcactaaccaaatacTTAATAatgcttttcagatgtaaaaggcaaacaggagatcactaaccaaacacctaaaactctccctaAGTAAGCTTACGGGGACAAATAAGCCACTTAAGAAAGTTGAGAgattaaatatgtcaatttaagTAAATTCACAGAGTAATAAGATGTTTTTAAATTATAGAGGGaagttgaattttttaaaaagtaCAAGGACTAAAAATGTTCTAAGCCAATAATCAATATTATAGAAAGTCATCAGATCTATCACAAGTCCCATTATAAGAAACGCGGCACTGGCGATATTCAGACGCTAATCAGTCGCAAACAGAAATTAGCGACTGCATTTATACAGTTGCTAAGTCGCTACTAACTAAATTTTGCAACAATTTTTCAACTAAACAGTCACAAAGTAATCAGTAATTGAGATTTTAACAAATTCATAATCAATTACATCCCTAaaactattaattaattaaaattacatCCCTAAATTTTCAGGATCTGCAGATTAAGTCACTTCTCATCAGTTTCTTCACATCTGATTGTTTAAGTGGCTTCAGCATAAACATTTGAGCTCCCTCCTCTAAACACCTGCACAAAAAGAAAACTTTATAATCTGtgattataaatattaattaagtagTTCGATTCGCGGATTGGGATCATTACTCGTTGATTCGAGTCGGAATGTTCTCCGATGACATTATCACCACCGGAACTTCCTTCATCATTGATGATTCCTGCTTTCAAGTAACAGCAAATGCACACATCAAGATCAAGACTTTTCCTTGCATTTCACAGAAATCTGCGTCGATTCTAAAATACCCCGACACAAATACTAGTTTTCATTGTATTTCTGTCGGTCTCCAATTGACGACTGACACAAATGAATACCGACGCAAATGAGCTATTTTCCGGGTAAATTAGATACATGGTGTATAACTTTTGTCatatttcacattttggtgtacaaccttcaattttgcacataaaagtgtacaaccttttggtgagCTCCCATTAAAGTGTACAGCTGGTAATTGTGACCGATCAACGCGCCACGTCAGCAATTTGACATccttaaaattcaaaaattgatCGGTCCATACGCCACGTCagcaattttaacttttatggaGGTCAAATTGCTGACGTGTCACGTTGACTTTGTGTTCGCATGTCATATTTACCGGCTATACACTTTAGCGTAAGTTGGAGATGTGGGCTCCTTTGAACtagcttttctcttctttcatGTTTACatgacaaaggttgtacaccatgcATGTAATTTACCCGCTATTTTCCACTAGTGATATATTGCGCGATGCAAATACTAATTTTCATTGCATTTTCATCGGTCTCTAATTGACGACCGACACAAATGAATTTTGTTTAGCATTTGTGTCTCTTTTATTATGGAACGACGCAAATAAGGCGACATAAATGAATTATTTTCCACTAGTATTTACATTGCACGACGCAAATACTAATTTTCATTGCATTTCCGTTGGTCTCTAACTGATGACCGACTCAAATGAACTTTTTTCAGCATTTGCGTCGCTTTTATTCCGGATCAGCGCGATTAAGGCGACACAAATGAGCTGTTTTCCACTAATGATTACATTACATACCTTAATTTTTTTGAGGAGTTCATAGCCGGTCATTCCCGGCATACAATAATCTGTGATTATCAAATTCACCTTTGAGACCTGCAAATGACAATAGAAAAAACACAATTCATTCTCCGAAAACGTAATTAGACCCGATCGATCATTTTTTTCGGGTGCAAATCGCTTACATTGCTATTTGTATCATCATTTCCCAATCCTAGATACTCAAGTGCCCTTATCCCATTCTCTGCTGTTGTCACTGCAGAAATTATGATGaacatatcaataaaaaatagtaCTAAACCGTACTTGAATCGATGCGAGATCTCGAGTTCGAGTCCTTAAAACGAGATACTCATGTGTGAcggaaatgaaatgaaatagagaaagagatataTGTATGTACATTGATTATATACCTTTTGCAAGAAGAGTTTTTGAGCAAATTTTCCACGATTTTTCGGTCAATGAAAAATAGTACTAAACCGTATCTCGAATCAATGGGAGATCTCGAGTTCGAGTCCTTAAAACTAGATACTCAACCTCCCGTGTGACGGAAAAAAGagatatatgtatgtatattgaTTATACCTTCGCAAGAAGAATTTGTAGGCAATTTTTCGACGATTTTTCGGTCAATAAAAAATAGTACTAAACCATACTCGAATCAATGGGAGATCTCGAGTTCGAGTCCTTAAAACTAAATACTCAACTCTCCTGACGGAAATGTAATGAAATAAATTACACCTTTGCAAGAAGAGTTTTTGAGCAATTTTTCGAAGATTTTTCGTCAATGAAAAATAGTACCAAACCGTACTCGAATCAATGGGAAATCTCGAGTTTGAGGATACTCAACCTCTCGTGTGAcggaaatgaaatgaaatagaGAAAGAGATGTATGTATGTACATTGATTATACATTGCAAGAAGAGTTTTTGAGCAATTTTTCCACGATTTTTCTGTCAATAAAAAATAGTACTAAACTGTACTCGAATCGATGGGAAATCTATAGTTCGAGTCCTTAAAACTAAATACTCAACTCTGCGGTGACGGAATGAAATGAAATAGAAAAAGAGATGTATTTATGTACATTGATTATACCTTTGCAAGAAGAGTCTATATTGCACGGAAACAGAAACCGAAACTGAAATAGAAACGAAAACAGAAACAGACACCGGGAAATGTTACTTCTAAGAAAATTTAGCTACGAAATGGAAACGAAGCGGAAAAAAAACAGAAACGGAAATGGACACAAAACACAGAAACACTAGTGAataagagtttccgtgcaatatATATAGGTTTTTGAGCAAATTTTCGACAACTTTTCAGTCAATAAAAAATAGTACCAAACCATACTCGAATCGATAGGAGATCTCGAGTTCGAGTCCTTAAAACTAGATACTCAACTCTTGTGTGAcggaaatgaaatgaaatagaGAAAGAGATGTATGTATGTACATTGATTATACCTTTGCAAGAAGAATTTGTAGGCAATTTTTCGACGATTTTTCGGTCAATGAAAAATAGTATAAAACCGTCCCCGAATCAATGGGAAATCTCGAGTTCGAGTCTTAAAACTAGATACTCAACTCTCACGCGACGGAAATAAAATGACATAGAGAAATAGATGTATGTATCTACATCGAGAAGAATTTTTTTGAGCAATTTTTCGACGAATTTTCATCAACGAAAAACAGTACTAAACCGCACTTGAATCGATGTGAGATCTCGAATTCGAGTCCTTAAAACAAAATACTCAACTCTCCGGTGacggaaataaataaaatagagaaAGAGATGTATGCATGTACATTAATTAATATCTTTATGTTGCACAGAAACGGAAACGTAAATGAAAACGGAAACAGAAACtgggaaacattatttctaagaaaatttAGCTAGGAAACAGAAGTGGACATGAAACACGGAAACTCTAGTGAGAGTTTTCGTGCAATATATATAGGTTTTTGAGCAAATTTTTGACAATTTTTCGGTCAACGTGAAACAGTACTAAACCGTACTCGAATCTATGGGAGATCTCGAGTTCGAGTCCTTAAAACTAAATAATCAACTCTCCGGTGAcggaaatgaaatgaaatagaGAAGagatgtatgtatgtatgtacaTTGATTACGTTACGTACCTTTACAAGAAGAGTTTTTGAGCAATTTCTCGACGAGTTTTCGGTCGATGAGATTATCATCAACGGCTAAAACATGAGGTTGATGATCTGCAAAATCTGCAACAAGTTTCTCCATTGATGAACAAGTAAAATTCATATATAAAAACgggggtatttatatatattttataaggcaCAAGTTGACAATTTTTTAGTATCAAACAATAAGAGGCCCAGACGTAACAGAAGTTGTAAGTTTGCAGACTGCAAATGCTTgtacgtatatatatatatatatataatgatattactaatataatatatagtttttatttaataatatttttaataggAAATGAAAAGAAACAATAGAAGTATGAACATAGTATAGGCACAAATTTATGGGGGAAATAATAATGCacaagaaaatgaaagaaaggtaggtgggaaaattacacaacaaaaaaattaatattttttcttacagtctgaaaaaagaaaaaaaaaaaaaatatatatatatatatatatataatctgaaaatatatatattgaattaaaAGAAATATCTTAAAGGTGACTTAAGTGGTTAAAGGTCTCAAGTTACTTAAGTTAGATTCTAGTTCGAATCCTAACATATGCATAAAGTTTTAATTGAAAGAGGAGACGAACTTCGAACCTAGcacaaattatataaaaaatatcatatttatttCTTTGGatttactccctccattccattatataaatTATTGTATCATATAatcagtggcggatccaggatttgagggagagGGATAAAACtctatgtaaattttttttagacaaaatagcattaattgaaaaaaagtaTACATTAGTACATAATTACTATTCGATAcaaaatgttttaaaataataaaaaaaacttctaaTGCTAAGTAGATCGACGATGACGAGGTGGCAATTGACATCTACGATCTGTCATAGCTTGAAAACGATCTGATGCCTCTACCTATACTGCttctttttagggttaaggtgcaaaaatactcctaacgttttgggtcaggagcaattttacccctaacgtctaaaatggtgcaattttacccctaatatttgtagccaagagcaattacccctaacgttgataaattggatcaatttcagacactattataaaatacagtcattttttttttattttgcaccaactgcatatcaatttgttctaaaaaaagatataatatttttttataatttaataataaaattagagattaatatttataaattcggtgaattttttaaatttttttatctaattcgtacaaaagacagtatatttttaatatttttttcacattccaacatatgtttgtgatttgttactgataaaaataacgcatgtgtgaagtgtagatgacaagattcatgatcgagaagacagttttatgaattatttctcaaattgacccaatttatcaacgttaggggtaaaattgctcttggcttccaacattagaggtaaaattgcaccattttagacgttaagagtaaaattactcctaccccaaaacgttagggggtatttttgcaccttaacccttcttTTTATATGAAAAACCCACAAGGCAAAACGGCGTCGTTTTGAGGGGAaccaaaacgacgtttttttggactattttttttttctttttatttgggGTGGGGGTGGGGGGggaattcttgaaaattttcattttgaagacGTTAACGGTCAAATTTGACAATTTCAACTAAAAAATCCTCAATTTGTAAATATCGACAAATACAGTTTTCTTTTTGACAACAAAAAtaccacaatcctttatctaCAAAACCGTGTAAACACGTGAATTTTTTTGGAattaatccaaaataataattaataaaaaagcaTTACGGTATGAAAATTATATACTGAATCAAAAAAAGATCACATATATTTCTTTGGATTTATAATGATTTGATATAAAGTCATTTCTATAGAAAGTAGAATATAATATAGttttgtcacaaaaaaaaaatataatataatttattatgtaGACACACTATGCTTTTAATTCACATTAAAGATTTCATGTaaaatcaaaacaagaaaacagATTTCatgtaaaatatcattaattgatggaatttaTTTATGGAAACTCTTAATTTTCTTTGTTATTGACAATTTGTAATTAATATAAGAAATC includes:
- the LOC136226950 gene encoding two-component response regulator ARR17 — encoded protein: MNFTCSSMEKLVADFADHQPHVLAVDDNLIDRKLVEKLLKNSSCKVTTAENGIRALEYLGLGNDDTNSNVSKVNLIITDYCMPGMTGYELLKKIKESSMMKEVPVVIMSSENIPTRINECLEEGAQMFMLKPLKQSDVKKLMRSDLICRS